DNA sequence from the Halorussus limi genome:
GCGCGACGACACTCGCCGAGACCCTCTCGGGCGCGGGCTACGACACCGCGTGCTACTCCTCGAACGCGTGGATTACGCCCTACACTCACCTCACCGACGGGTTCGACGACCAAGACAACTTCTTCGAGGTGATGCCCGGCGAGTTCCTGTCGGGTCCGCTGGCGAAGGCGTGGAAGACGATGAACGACAACGAGACCCTCCGGAAGGCCGCCGACTGGTTGGTGTCGGTCGGGAACAAGATTCACGAGTACACGGCCTCCGGCGAGGGCGCCGACTCGAAGACGCCGCAGGTCATCGACCGGACGATGGAGTTCATCGACGACGCCGACGACGACTACTTCGCGTTCATCAACCTGATGGACGCTCACCTGCCGTACCACCCGCCCGAGGAGTACAAAGAGGAGTTCGCGCCCGGCGTGGACTCCACGAAAGTCTGCCAGAACTCGAAGGAGTACAACTGCGGTGCCCGCGATATCTCGGACGACGAGTGGGATGCCATCGAGGGGCTCTACGACGCCGAGATTCGGCACATCGACGCCCAACTCAGTCGACTGTTCTCGTGGATGCAGGAGAACGACGAGTGGGAGGACACCATGGTCGTCATCTGCGCCGACCACGGCGAACTCCACGGCGAACACGACCTCTACGGCCACGAGTTCTGTATCTACGACCCGCTCGTGAACGTGCCGCTGATGGTCAAGCACCCCGAGATGGAGTCGGGACGCCGCGAGGACCAGCAGGTCGAACTCGTGGACCTCTACCACACCGTGCTGGACCACACCGGCGTCGAGGCGACCGACTCGACGGTTCCGCTCGACAGGACGCGGTCGCTCCTCGACGCGGACTATCGCGACTTCGCGGAGAGCGAGGCGCGGAGCGCCTCGGGGAAGACGCCCGGGAGCCACCCGGGCGACGGCGACTACGCCTTCGTGGAGTACTACCGGCCGGTCGTGGAACTGAAGCAGTTGGAGGAGAAGGCCAGCGACGCGGGCATCGAGTTGGACCGCGACTCGCGGTTCTACTCCCGGATGCGGGCCGCACGCCGCCCCGACGCCAAGTACATCCGCAACGAGCGTATCAGCGACGAGTTCTACCACCTCGACGAGGACCCCGGCGAGACCGACAATTTGCGCGGCGAGGGGAGCGACGAGGAGGTCGAACTCGAAGGCGCGCTCTCGGAGTTCGAGCAGAGCGTCGGCGGCGAGTGGAAGGAAGTCGAGGACGACGACGTGCTGGACGACATGAGCGACGACGCGAAAGACCGGCTACAGGACCTCGGGTACATCGACTGACGAAGCGGTTCGCGG
Encoded proteins:
- a CDS encoding sulfatase codes for the protein MTNDDAAGNVVFVVMDTVRKSHLSVYGYDRPTTPGLERFADEAAVFEQAVSPAPWTLPVHASLFTGMYPSEHGASQENPYLEGATTLAETLSGAGYDTACYSSNAWITPYTHLTDGFDDQDNFFEVMPGEFLSGPLAKAWKTMNDNETLRKAADWLVSVGNKIHEYTASGEGADSKTPQVIDRTMEFIDDADDDYFAFINLMDAHLPYHPPEEYKEEFAPGVDSTKVCQNSKEYNCGARDISDDEWDAIEGLYDAEIRHIDAQLSRLFSWMQENDEWEDTMVVICADHGELHGEHDLYGHEFCIYDPLVNVPLMVKHPEMESGRREDQQVELVDLYHTVLDHTGVEATDSTVPLDRTRSLLDADYRDFAESEARSASGKTPGSHPGDGDYAFVEYYRPVVELKQLEEKASDAGIELDRDSRFYSRMRAARRPDAKYIRNERISDEFYHLDEDPGETDNLRGEGSDEEVELEGALSEFEQSVGGEWKEVEDDDVLDDMSDDAKDRLQDLGYID